A section of the Candidatus Curtissbacteria bacterium genome encodes:
- a CDS encoding transcriptional repressor has product MLSKEEIFKEYLTSRKLKFTAERQAILDRVFENHKHFEADELLVDLRLNDMKISKATIYRTLALLVKSGLLREVIFGERHAHYEHVYGHEHHDHLVCNNCGKIIEFTEHRIEKLQEEVCRKNKFTADSHRLQIQGLCEDCWEKNEKAVE; this is encoded by the coding sequence ATGCTTTCAAAAGAGGAAATATTTAAAGAATATCTAACATCGAGAAAATTGAAATTTACAGCCGAAAGACAGGCGATTTTAGATCGGGTGTTTGAAAACCACAAACATTTTGAGGCAGATGAATTGTTAGTCGATCTCAGACTAAACGACATGAAAATTTCAAAGGCTACGATTTATCGTACCTTGGCCTTGCTTGTAAAAAGTGGCTTATTAAGAGAAGTTATTTTTGGTGAAAGACATGCACACTATGAACATGTGTACGGACACGAACACCATGACCATTTGGTTTGCAATAATTGTGGAAAAATAATTGAATTTACAGAACACAGGATAGAAAAGCTTCAGGAAGAAGTTTGTAGAAAGAATAAATTTACGGCAGATTCTCATCGTTTGCAAATCCAGGGTTTATGTGAAGATTGCTGGGAAAAGAACGAAAAAGCAGTGGAATAA